In the Fusobacterium simiae genome, AAAAAATCTTCATTCAAATCTCTTTCTTTTGCTCCTGGAGCAACTTCTTTTTCAGCAAATTCCTTAACCATTTGTCTGATTCTGTCCTGTTCTTCTGAAAATTTTAAATTGTACATAAATAATATCCTCCTTTAATAATTTTATAATTTATTTTACTTATAAAATATCTTTAAATGTTTGTAGTCTTGTTCTAATTTGTTCAAATGAAGAAACCTCTAAATCTACTTCTATTGAAATATTTTTTATTCCAGCTTCTGAAAATTCTCTATGATAGATAGGGTAATCAAATTCCTCTGGATCACAGAACTTCATCATACACACAATAACAGCATCGGCTTTTACAGATTCACACATATTAATTAACATTTCACCTCTGACTTTATTTGTATCTGTTGCCAATGAACATCCTTCAAGATTTTGCCACCATTTTGTCATATTATATAGAACATCTTCACCATTTTCGGGAATATCACCTCTAAACTGTCTACTTTCCTGAGCTAAGTCATCTCCAACAATTGCAATTTTTTCATCTTTAAAAATTTCTAATAATTCTTTTGGTTCTGCCATAATTCCAGTCAATATAACTTTTTTTCCATCCCAAGGAATAATAGGCTCTTTTTTTAATTCATTTATTAACTCTTTTACATAAGCTGTATGTTTTTCTTTTCTAATGAACCAGCGAGATTTTATTATATTGTGTCTAATAATAGGGTCAATTATTTGAGGATATTGTGCTGCAATTTCCACAAATTCTCTCATAGTTTTTCTATTTTCATTGTAAATTTTTATACTTTCTTTTAAATCTTCATTTGTTATATTTCTTCCTAAAATTTTTTCTAATTCTTCTTTTACAGTCTCATACTCTCTCTTTAGATAAATATTTGCTCCTTCAATAACTCTATTTTGAGGATGTGTAAAAATAATTACAGGAGACTTACCTTTCCATTTTTGGCTTAAACATTTTAAAGTATCACAAGGAACTGAAAATAACACAGCATCCAAGATATCATAAGTACCTTCTATTTCTAATTCCATAACTGTCTGCATTATAGAACAAGCAAATGGAGGTAAATATGCTCTTGCTTTAGAAATTTCTTTTTTTCCACCCCATAAGCCTATTGGTAGACACCCAGCTGCATGGATAATTTCTTCTGGAGTATATACTGGCATTACTCCTATTACTTCCTTTCCAGTCTCTTTTTTATAATCTTCTACCATCTTTTTTGGATTATTTGCTATTTCTTCAAATATATGGATTAATTCTTCCAATCTTTCTTTCATTATTTGATCATCTCCTTAAATTATCTTATGTTATTCCTTGTCAATTTCCATCATTTCATTTAATGCTTGCACTCTGGTATCGAATTGAGCTGGTGCAAAATTTCTTGGGTCTGTTTGATCTCCATCAAAACTTACATAAGGTAGACCAGTTTCTTTTTCCAGTAACTCAGCGGTTTCTACGTTTAAAAAACTCATTAATTTACAGCTTCTATTTAAATGGAATAAAATTCCATCACATTTACCATCTGTAACGATTTTAGAAAGTACATTAACTTTATTTGGTAAACAAGTATTAATATAGATTCTTGTGTATGCTTCTGCCATAGATTCCATGTCTCCAGGTGTATAAGACAAATTCCAAAGACCTGGATATGCTGAACCAGTCATAATACTTCCTAAACCTTTTAAAGATTTAAATGTATGTCCAAGGTAAGGCCAAACTGCAATCCCTTCCCAAGTAATTCTTGTTTTTTCCTCTCCTTTAAAAGCATATATTTCATTTTTTAAATTTTCTTCTAGTTCATCAGCAAATTTTTTAAAAGTGATTTCTGCATAATCTCTACTTCTAGCACATACAATTAAGGCCATAAAATTAAATAAATCAAATCCATTTAAAGGAGATGGTTTATAATGAGTGAAAGTTGCCAAACGATTCCATTGTTCCACTGAACGCTGAGTTTGTTTTTGCACTTCTAAAAATTTATCATAATCAAATTTTTTTCCTGTAATTTCTTCTAATTGTTGAATAGCATATTTAAATTGTTCTGCAATATATTCCTTAGAATGTTTTGTAATTGGCATAGTATGATTAAATGGAACATCAATTACAATACAAGGGATATTTAGTTCTTTGGCTAAATTTTCATACCATTTTAATAGAGTGTTACAGATATTATTACAAGTAATAACTAAATCTGGTAAAGGAACTTTTGCTGCTGGAGAATTTGCAAGTTTTTCTGGTGTTTCTCCTGTTAAGGCTTGTTGTTTTAACAATTCCATGTAACCAAGATTTACTCTTGCATATGAACAAATATCCAAAGAATATCCCTTTTCATCCGCAACCTCTAAAAGATCAAGAGAACCTTTTCTAGCTCCAATTCCTGCAGCATGAGTTTCTGGATAAACCATAGCAATATCCATAGCCACACAAAATTCTGGAGGAGCAACAGAAGCTGACCAACAAACTAATTTTCCTTCTTTTTTTGCTTGTCTAGCTTCTTCGTCTAATTTTTCTTGGTAGTATCCCAATAACTGTTTTGCTGACATTTCATTCAAATTAATTGTTTCTGACATATTATCACCTTTCCTTAATTTTTAGATTTTTAATTTAATTTCTTTATCTCTTCATAAGCAAAAATTGCAGCTCCTAGAGCACCTGTTAATTGAGGATTTGGAGCAACAAGTATTTTTTTTTTTAGTGACTCTTGTATCGCTCGTAAAGCACCAGTATTTTTAGCAACACCTCCACAAATTGCAAATTTTTCTTCCATAGGGGTTCTACACACTAGACCAAGTATTTTACTTGCAACTGAATTATGTACTCCTGCAATGATATCTTCTATTTTATTTCCTTTTGCTAATTGAGAAATTACTTCAGACTCTGCAAAGACAGCACAGGTACTACTAATAGTACAAGCATTTTTAGAAAGACTGTCATATTTTCCCATTTCTTCCAAAGGAACTTCTAATGCACGAGCCATAGCAGTTAGGAAACGTCCAGTTCCAGCAGCACATTTATCATTCATAAAAAATTGTTTTACATGACCTTTTACATCCAGACTGATTGCCTTAGCATCTTGTCCACCTATATCGATAATAGTCCGAACATCTGGTAATAAGAAATGAATTCCTTTAGCATGACAACTAATTTCACTAATTTGTTTATTTGCTTCTTCAAAAGTTAAACGTCCATAACCAGTTGCTACAATAAAACTAATATCCTTTCTTTTTAAATTAGAATTTTTTAAATTATCTTCTAAAAGAATTTCTGCTTTATTACTTCCAACTCCTGATTGAATAACTGACTGACTTATAATTTCTGTACCATTTTTTAAAACCACTACTTTTGAAGATGAAGAACCTATATCTACTCCAATCGTATACATTGTTTTCCTCTTTTCTAATTTTTATTAGAATACATTGTGGCATGAATTATTGTTTTTTAAAATCATGATTGATGGGACCAACTGTTTGTACCAATTCAACTAAAATTCCATCATTATATTTAGGTCTTAAAAAGTTAACAATAATATCCTCAGTTCCTTCTACAGCTTCCTTTTCTAACATTTTCATTCCTTTATTTTCAAAATGTACTCTCCAAGCCTTAACATCATCTACTTCAAAAGCTATATGTGCAATTCCACCATTTCCTTCATTAAATTCCTTTAAAACACTTCCTTCATTTGGTATAATAAGTTCAATAGGGCTACTGTGTTCTCCATATTTTGTGAAAATTAAATCTGCCTTATAGGCTTTTACATAGCCTCTATAATCAATTTCTAAACCCCAGCGGTCTAAAAATTCTTCAGCTTTTTCCATAGTTGGTATAACGATTCCAACATGGTGCATTCTCATTGGTTTTAATTTTTCATTCATAATGATCCCTCCTTAGAATAATTATAGTTTGATTAATTTTACCTTTTATTAGATTAAAATTAAAATGACTTAATTTGTAATTAGTTGACCAAAAATTGTAAAAAATGACTTTTAGTCATTAAAAAAATAAAAAATATTATAAAAATTTAAAAAATATGGTATAAAATATATGAAAGAGCTAAATTGAAATATATGATGGAGGAAATGATAATATGAAAAAATGGGCACATCTACTAAAACAATTGTTACAATGTTCTGATACAAAATTAATAGTTTTAGCAAATGTTCTTGGATATGATACTTCCTATATCAGCAAATGGTGTAATGGAAGTAAAATTCCATCAGCTAAAAATATTCATGATATACACAAAAAAATGAGTAGTATTTTTGCAAAAGAAATTATTGAAAACAAACATGGGACTCAGTTTTTTTTAGAATTTGATTTGGATTTACCAAAAGAAAATGAGTTTATGAATAGTGTAGAATTTATTGAAAATAAGATTTATAATTTATTAAATCAAACTTATTATCAAGAAAATCCTACATCAAAACCTATTCAAGAAGAAGAAATAAAGTTTGTTGTTGGAAAGGACGAAATTTCTTTTTTTCTTGAAGAAAAATTAAAAACAATTTTTTTAAAAACAAATATTCCAAAAATTGAAATTTTTTTAACAGTAGATTTTAGTAATGCAAATATTTATTCTATTCTATCTTTACTCTCAAATTTAAAAAAAGAAGATACTAATATAGAACTGAGTTTAGGACTTAATTTAAAAAATTTAGATAATGATAGTGAAAAAGTATTAAATAAATTATTTTATATCTTAAATTGTTATATAAATTTAAACATTGAATTATATCATAATAGTCGTTTTAAAAATATGAATACTATATTAATAAAAGATCATTTTGCTTTTCAATTTTCTTTAGATGTTCAAGGAGATATACAAGCACTGACTTGGGTTAATAACAAACTTTTGCTAAGTAAATTATCACATTTTGTTTTAAATGGTTTTAGAAAAGAAGATAAAATTTTAGGGCTAGCAAATACAAGAAAATTGCAAAAAGAAGGATATAGAACTAATTTTTACACAAGTGATTTTTACAACTTTTTCTTAGTACATGGTTTTGAATTTTTACTTCCTTCTGCTATTATTGATAATATAGCAGATTATGCTAAAAATAATAAATTTTCAGAACAAGACCTTATTTCTATATTGAGGGTAAAAATAGCATGGGAAGAAATTTTTGAAAAATCTTCTATTAATTTCTTCATATTAAAGAGTTCTATATTACGCTATTTGGAAAAAGGAGAATTAACTTATATGAATATTAATTATAAAACTAGTGTAGAAGAGCGTAAAAAACATTGTGAATATGCTATTGAGTTATTAGAAAAAAATACTAATATACATTTCTATGTTATTGAAGATGAGTTTGTAGATAAAACTAATATACTTTTTAATATAGGAGTTTTTGGAAATTGTAAAAAAATGTTTTTTAAAAATTATTATAATCTTAGTCAAAAAAAGGAGCCTTATTTTTCACTTATAAATAATTCTAAAATTTTAGAAAAAATTAATCAATTTTTTGATAATATTAGAGAATCTGAGTATTGTATAGAATACACAGCAGATGAGTTAAAAGCTCTATGGGATAAGTATGGAAGAATGCTTTTTCGTTTAACAGAACTATAATTTAAGAGGAGGTTATTACATATAAAAATAAATGTAACAACCTCTTTTATAATGAGTACTAAAACTATCTTTTTTGATTAAGCCCCATTGGTTGGTCTAAAAAGATTCTAGAATCCATTTCTTTTAAATCTTTAGAAATTAAAGGTTTAAAATCCATTTGATCTAAAATATTTTTTTGTAAATCAATACCGGGAGCAATTTCTATTAGTGTCAAGCCTTCTTTTCTCAATTCAAATACTGCTCTTTCAGTTATATAAAATACTGGTTTATTGTTTTCTCTAGCTAGATCTCCTGAAAAAGTAATTTGTTGAACATTAGAAACAAATTTTTTAGTTTTACCTTCTTCTAAAATAACTAACTTACCGTCTTCTATTTTTGTTTTTAAGCCTTTAGTTGTAAATGTTCCGCAAAATACAACTTTTTTTGAATTCTGACTTATATCAATAAATCCACCACATCCAGAAGTTCTAGTTCCAAATTTACTTACATTTAAATTTCCAAATTGATCTACTTGGGCTAAACCTAAGAAGCAAATATCTAATCCACCACCATCATAAAAGTCAAATTGGTATGGCTGATCGATAATGGCATCTGGGTTAACAGCTGAACCAAAACGTTTTCCAGATTGAGGACTTCCTCCAACAGGACCTGATTCTACTGTTAATACCATATAATCATTAATTCCTTCTTCAGTTGCAATATTAGAGACATATTCTGGAGCTCCAATTCCAAGATTTCCAACACTTCCTTTTTTTATTTCCATTGTTCCTCTTCTGGCAATAATCTTTTTTTCATCCAAAGGAATTGGCTTAAAAGAGCTTTTTTCAGAAAGTCTAGCATTACCAGCTAAAGCAGCTTCATATGGTAAATCATAAACTTGAGCTTTTAGTTTAGAATCTTGAATTTCTACTACATAGTCTACACAAATTCCAGGGATTTTCACTAATTTTGGAT is a window encoding:
- a CDS encoding 2-hydroxyacyl-CoA dehydratase subunit D, whose protein sequence is MKERLEELIHIFEEIANNPKKMVEDYKKETGKEVIGVMPVYTPEEIIHAAGCLPIGLWGGKKEISKARAYLPPFACSIMQTVMELEIEGTYDILDAVLFSVPCDTLKCLSQKWKGKSPVIIFTHPQNRVIEGANIYLKREYETVKEELEKILGRNITNEDLKESIKIYNENRKTMREFVEIAAQYPQIIDPIIRHNIIKSRWFIRKEKHTAYVKELINELKKEPIIPWDGKKVILTGIMAEPKELLEIFKDEKIAIVGDDLAQESRQFRGDIPENGEDVLYNMTKWWQNLEGCSLATDTNKVRGEMLINMCESVKADAVIVCMMKFCDPEEFDYPIYHREFSEAGIKNISIEVDLEVSSFEQIRTRLQTFKDIL
- a CDS encoding 2-hydroxyacyl-CoA dehydratase subunit D; this encodes MSETINLNEMSAKQLLGYYQEKLDEEARQAKKEGKLVCWSASVAPPEFCVAMDIAMVYPETHAAGIGARKGSLDLLEVADEKGYSLDICSYARVNLGYMELLKQQALTGETPEKLANSPAAKVPLPDLVITCNNICNTLLKWYENLAKELNIPCIVIDVPFNHTMPITKHSKEYIAEQFKYAIQQLEEITGKKFDYDKFLEVQKQTQRSVEQWNRLATFTHYKPSPLNGFDLFNFMALIVCARSRDYAEITFKKFADELEENLKNEIYAFKGEEKTRITWEGIAVWPYLGHTFKSLKGLGSIMTGSAYPGLWNLSYTPGDMESMAEAYTRIYINTCLPNKVNVLSKIVTDGKCDGILFHLNRSCKLMSFLNVETAELLEKETGLPYVSFDGDQTDPRNFAPAQFDTRVQALNEMMEIDKE
- a CDS encoding acyl-CoA dehydratase activase, coding for MYTIGVDIGSSSSKVVVLKNGTEIISQSVIQSGVGSNKAEILLEDNLKNSNLKRKDISFIVATGYGRLTFEEANKQISEISCHAKGIHFLLPDVRTIIDIGGQDAKAISLDVKGHVKQFFMNDKCAAGTGRFLTAMARALEVPLEEMGKYDSLSKNACTISSTCAVFAESEVISQLAKGNKIEDIIAGVHNSVASKILGLVCRTPMEEKFAICGGVAKNTGALRAIQESLKKKILVAPNPQLTGALGAAIFAYEEIKKLN
- a CDS encoding VOC family protein; its protein translation is MNEKLKPMRMHHVGIVIPTMEKAEEFLDRWGLEIDYRGYVKAYKADLIFTKYGEHSSPIELIIPNEGSVLKEFNEGNGGIAHIAFEVDDVKAWRVHFENKGMKMLEKEAVEGTEDIIVNFLRPKYNDGILVELVQTVGPINHDFKKQ
- a CDS encoding acyl CoA:acetate/3-ketoacid CoA transferase encodes the protein MIPEFVTKEEAVNIIKDSDTIVTSGFVECANPEGLEVALEERFLKTGSPKNLTLFYVAGQGAGDERCVSRFGHEKLLKKVIAGHYNKAPKLGELIVNNKIEAYNIPQGVLCQMLRDVAANKPGVISKVGLKTFADPRIEGCKLNQVTKDDIVSLIKINGEEYLYFKGMKFDIALIKGSYADERGNISMENEYVSTEVLSISQAVHNCGGKVIVQVDKIVKNGSLDPKLVKIPGICVDYVVEIQDSKLKAQVYDLPYEAALAGNARLSEKSSFKPIPLDEKKIIARRGTMEIKKGSVGNLGIGAPEYVSNIATEEGINDYMVLTVESGPVGGSPQSGKRFGSAVNPDAIIDQPYQFDFYDGGGLDICFLGLAQVDQFGNLNVSKFGTRTSGCGGFIDISQNSKKVVFCGTFTTKGLKTKIEDGKLVILEEGKTKKFVSNVQQITFSGDLARENNKPVFYITERAVFELRKEGLTLIEIAPGIDLQKNILDQMDFKPLISKDLKEMDSRIFLDQPMGLNQKR